A genomic stretch from Kribbella amoyensis includes:
- a CDS encoding phosphotransferase family protein — translation MDDEQAVAAVLVAPQLKRFREICEVDGPIEPRFDGSTKHVLLAGDRAFLFPRNHTIVTQLERECDVYATSDHPTVPKLLGRWNEPAISPYPFFAVTRLPGSTPGDLSSEHLRVLARQLGAALAACHDLSLERVPRPLWANAWSEPPMAPPTAGDCYTPLRELGGAEQLVKSAAPSIGPAARTTLLDALEAVDAMDPVLAHGDLYENHLLLDESGTLTGILDWGFGGVLSPLVDFTCSQWDSASWAAERSYGELRRYLWTAYADHRSAPLPTWDQVHLALTMFDIAALAPETETHYYWQKSAEWQAARRAAARDCLQALLE, via the coding sequence ATGGATGACGAACAGGCCGTCGCCGCCGTCCTCGTCGCGCCGCAACTCAAGCGGTTCAGGGAGATCTGCGAGGTGGACGGGCCGATCGAGCCTCGATTCGACGGCTCCACGAAGCATGTTCTCCTCGCCGGCGACCGCGCCTTCCTGTTCCCCCGCAACCACACGATCGTCACGCAGCTCGAGCGCGAATGCGACGTCTACGCGACCAGCGACCACCCGACCGTCCCCAAGCTGCTCGGACGGTGGAACGAACCGGCGATCTCGCCGTATCCGTTCTTCGCCGTGACCCGGCTCCCGGGTTCTACGCCCGGTGACCTGTCGTCCGAACACCTGCGAGTACTGGCGCGCCAGCTCGGCGCGGCGCTGGCGGCCTGCCACGACCTCAGTCTCGAGCGAGTCCCGCGGCCGCTCTGGGCGAACGCCTGGTCGGAGCCGCCGATGGCGCCCCCGACAGCGGGCGATTGCTACACCCCTCTGCGCGAGCTGGGCGGTGCCGAGCAACTCGTCAAGTCAGCTGCTCCGTCCATCGGTCCGGCGGCGCGAACGACGCTGCTCGATGCCCTCGAAGCTGTCGACGCGATGGACCCGGTCCTTGCCCACGGCGACCTCTACGAGAACCATCTGCTGCTCGACGAATCCGGCACCCTGACCGGGATTCTCGACTGGGGGTTCGGAGGTGTGCTGTCTCCACTGGTCGACTTCACGTGCAGCCAATGGGACAGCGCGAGCTGGGCCGCCGAACGCTCCTACGGCGAGCTTCGCCGGTATCTCTGGACGGCGTACGCGGACCACAGATCGGCGCCGCTGCCGACCTGGGACCAGGTACACCTGGCGCTGACCATGTTCGACATCGCTGCGCTGGCTCCTGAGACGGAGACCCACTACTACTGGCAGAAGAGCGCCGAGTGGCAAGCTGCTCGGCGGGCTGCGGCGCGAGACTGTTTGCAGGCGCTGCTCGAGTAA
- a CDS encoding DUF1800 domain-containing protein: protein MGEISERAAVRRLHDRLGFGPVAGAADQGFDTTVERLLTGADPKVPPPPGLTPPEQPKKDDQAGKKAAAKQRAAQELRLTAWWLDRMVTGQSATERLTWFWHGHFATSGQKVRSAQLMWRQNETFRTHALGKFGDLAQAVVVDPAMIRWLDGNDNRKGSPNENLAREFLELFTLGIGHYTEVDVFQGARCLTGWVVRRDAAEARFVKARYDAETKTLFGKAGAFDAHGFVGQALAQSASAPFVIGRLWFRLVSPTPPSAETLRRLVATYGAERDVRAVLRAMVAEPAFTDSASALVKQPVEWAVGLLRALKIQPARLDEKTRVRLIAGLRGLGQVPFRPPSVGGWPAGASWLTTSAGVARLQVAQLLARKADLAAIEDAKDKAAAVQTVLGVDGWSDRTRSAFTGLSDPAQLTAIAACAPEYVVSG from the coding sequence ATGGGTGAGATCAGCGAACGTGCCGCCGTCCGGCGCCTGCACGACCGGCTCGGCTTCGGGCCGGTCGCGGGCGCGGCGGACCAGGGGTTCGACACCACGGTCGAGCGACTGCTCACCGGGGCGGATCCGAAGGTTCCGCCGCCACCTGGCCTGACACCACCCGAGCAGCCGAAGAAGGACGACCAGGCCGGCAAGAAGGCCGCCGCCAAGCAGCGGGCCGCGCAGGAGTTGCGGCTCACCGCCTGGTGGCTGGACCGGATGGTGACCGGCCAGTCCGCGACCGAGCGGCTGACCTGGTTCTGGCACGGGCACTTCGCCACCAGCGGCCAGAAGGTCCGCAGCGCCCAGCTGATGTGGCGGCAGAACGAGACGTTCCGCACGCACGCGCTCGGGAAGTTCGGCGACCTGGCCCAGGCCGTGGTGGTCGATCCGGCGATGATCCGCTGGCTCGACGGCAACGACAACCGCAAAGGCTCCCCGAACGAGAACCTCGCCCGCGAGTTCCTCGAGCTGTTCACGCTCGGCATCGGCCACTACACCGAGGTCGACGTGTTCCAGGGCGCCCGCTGCCTGACCGGCTGGGTGGTCCGCCGGGACGCGGCCGAGGCGCGGTTCGTCAAGGCGCGGTACGACGCGGAGACCAAGACGTTGTTCGGGAAGGCCGGTGCCTTCGACGCGCACGGGTTCGTCGGTCAGGCGCTCGCGCAGTCCGCGTCCGCGCCGTTCGTGATCGGGCGGCTGTGGTTCCGGCTGGTCTCGCCGACTCCACCGTCAGCGGAGACACTGCGCCGCCTGGTCGCAACGTACGGAGCCGAGCGCGATGTGCGCGCCGTCCTGCGGGCGATGGTGGCCGAGCCTGCCTTCACCGACAGCGCGTCCGCCTTGGTGAAGCAGCCGGTGGAGTGGGCTGTCGGGCTCCTGCGCGCGCTGAAGATCCAGCCGGCACGGCTCGACGAGAAGACACGGGTCCGGCTGATCGCGGGGCTGCGCGGACTGGGCCAGGTGCCGTTCCGGCCACCGAGTGTGGGTGGCTGGCCGGCCGGCGCGAGCTGGCTGACCACCTCGGCCGGCGTGGCCCGCCTGCAGGTTGCGCAACTGCTGGCCAGGAAGGCCGACCTGGCCGCGATCGAGGACGCGAAGGACAAGGCGGCCGCCGTCCAGACCGTGCTCGGGGTGGACGGATGGTCGGACCGGACCAGGTCCGCGTTCACCGGCCTGAGCGATCCCGCGCAGCTGACCGCGATCGCGGCCTGCGCCCCCGAGTACGTCGTGAGCGGTTGA
- a CDS encoding DUF1501 domain-containing protein, which produces MDNLTRRRFLTMSGVTAAGALAVGATQVNWSDLMTAAVRDPLPSGDSVLVVVTLYGGNDGLNTVVPAGDPEYQKARPELAYQADEVLDLGEGLGLSPGLKGLKGLWDEDLLAVVRGVGYPEPDRSHFRSMAIWQTGAPKTPVPTGWLGRWLDAAGADPLRAVSVEPTLPPLLAGATTAAASLPVRGLKLPEGKLGTAFAALGKPSPGEEHWHAAAAKSVGDLQNAVRVLGGAVHDAAEREEDEDEERTKGASAGGGSQLGAQLDLVAGLVEAGVPTRAYSVSLGGFDTHADERGTQQRLLTELDKALTPFVQRMRKTDRGRNVVVLVYSEFGRRVHANGSDGTDHGTAGPLFVIGEKVQGGFHGEQPSLTDLSNGDLKATTDFRDVYASVLRGVLDADPEQILDGHRGTIDNLIKT; this is translated from the coding sequence ATGGACAACCTGACCCGGCGCCGGTTCCTGACCATGAGCGGGGTGACCGCCGCGGGTGCGCTCGCAGTGGGCGCCACCCAGGTGAACTGGTCGGACCTGATGACCGCGGCGGTGCGGGATCCCTTGCCCAGCGGGGATTCCGTACTCGTCGTGGTCACCCTGTACGGCGGCAACGACGGGCTGAACACCGTCGTCCCCGCCGGCGACCCCGAGTACCAGAAGGCGCGGCCGGAGCTCGCGTACCAGGCCGACGAGGTGCTCGACCTCGGTGAAGGGCTCGGCCTCAGTCCCGGCCTCAAGGGGTTGAAGGGGTTGTGGGACGAGGACCTGCTGGCCGTGGTGCGCGGCGTCGGGTATCCAGAGCCCGACCGGAGCCACTTCCGATCGATGGCGATCTGGCAGACCGGCGCTCCGAAGACCCCGGTCCCGACCGGGTGGCTCGGCCGGTGGCTGGACGCAGCCGGCGCCGATCCGCTGCGCGCCGTCTCGGTGGAGCCGACGTTGCCGCCTTTGTTGGCCGGGGCAACGACCGCCGCCGCCTCCCTTCCGGTCCGCGGGCTGAAGCTGCCGGAGGGAAAGCTCGGGACGGCGTTCGCCGCGCTGGGCAAGCCGAGTCCGGGCGAGGAGCACTGGCACGCCGCTGCGGCGAAGTCGGTAGGCGACCTGCAGAACGCGGTGCGCGTGCTGGGCGGTGCCGTCCACGATGCCGCCGAGCGTGAAGAGGACGAGGACGAGGAGCGGACGAAGGGTGCCTCCGCCGGTGGTGGGTCGCAGCTCGGCGCTCAGCTCGACCTGGTCGCCGGACTGGTCGAGGCCGGCGTCCCGACTCGGGCGTACTCCGTGTCGCTCGGCGGATTCGACACCCACGCGGACGAGCGCGGCACCCAGCAACGGCTGCTCACCGAGCTGGACAAGGCGCTGACGCCCTTCGTCCAGCGGATGCGCAAGACCGATCGCGGGCGCAACGTCGTCGTGCTGGTGTACTCCGAGTTCGGGCGCCGCGTGCACGCCAACGGGAGCGACGGTACCGATCACGGGACGGCCGGTCCGCTGTTCGTCATCGGGGAGAAGGTGCAAGGCGGATTCCACGGCGAGCAGCCGAGCCTGACCGACCTGTCCAATGGCGACCTGAAAGCGACCACGGACTTCCGCGACGTGTACGCCAGCGTCCTCCGCGGCGTCCTGGACGCCGATCCAGAGCAGATCCTCGACGGTCACCGAGGCACGATCGACAACCTCATCAAGACCTGA